A genome region from Methylobacterium sp. FF17 includes the following:
- a CDS encoding globin domain-containing protein: protein MREQKKKLMAMLGLAVANLDQPDTVASALQTLGRRHVAFGTQAAPYEPVGAARLWTPAQGLSADLPRRSAPPGRKPTPSCPA from the coding sequence ATGCGCGAGCAGAAGAAGAAGCTCATGGCGATGCTCGGCCTCGCCGTGGCGAACCTCGACCAGCCCGACACGGTCGCGTCCGCCCTGCAGACCCTCGGACGCCGGCACGTCGCGTTCGGCACGCAGGCGGCGCCTTACGAGCCGGTCGGTGCCGCACGCCTCTGGACCCCGGCGCAGGGGCTCAGCGCCGATTTACCCCGGAGGTCCGCGCCGCCTGGACGGAAACCTACGCCCTCGTGTCCCGCGTGA
- a CDS encoding aliphatic sulfonate ABC transporter substrate-binding protein, with product MTFTRRRIPALLLGLGASLAGVHPAALVKPAAAQEAAPATFRIGYQKIGLIVVARQQATIEKRLAAQGTKVQWVEFQAGPPLLEALNAGSIDFGYTGDAPPIFSQAAGGNLVYVAASAPSGDGEAILVKADSPIRSVADLKGRKVAVGRGTSAHNLLIAALEKAGLAFSDITPAYLTPADAGSAFANDSVEAWSIWDPYFAAAQARSRTRVLTTSGQTLDVSAYFLANRTFADAHPGIIASALAALSEAAAWADGHRDAVAQALATVTGIPFAIQKAAADRTQFAVRPLSDAILSNQQATADRFHRLGLIPRAISVRDAVWTPPRT from the coding sequence GTGACGTTCACCAGACGCCGAATCCCGGCCCTTCTCCTCGGCCTCGGGGCCAGTCTCGCCGGCGTGCACCCCGCGGCGCTCGTGAAGCCCGCGGCGGCGCAGGAAGCCGCGCCGGCGACGTTCCGGATCGGCTACCAGAAGATCGGGCTCATCGTCGTCGCGCGTCAGCAGGCGACCATCGAGAAGCGCCTCGCCGCGCAGGGCACGAAGGTGCAGTGGGTGGAGTTCCAGGCCGGGCCGCCGCTGCTCGAGGCCCTCAACGCGGGCAGCATCGATTTCGGCTATACCGGCGACGCGCCGCCGATCTTCTCCCAGGCGGCGGGGGGCAACCTCGTCTACGTGGCCGCCTCCGCGCCCTCCGGAGACGGCGAGGCGATCCTGGTCAAGGCGGATTCGCCGATCCGGTCGGTGGCGGACCTGAAGGGCCGCAAGGTGGCGGTCGGGCGCGGCACGAGTGCGCACAACCTCCTCATCGCCGCCCTGGAGAAGGCGGGCCTCGCGTTCTCGGACATCACGCCCGCCTACCTGACGCCCGCCGATGCCGGCTCGGCCTTCGCCAATGACAGCGTCGAGGCCTGGTCGATCTGGGATCCCTACTTCGCGGCGGCGCAGGCGCGCAGCCGGACGCGGGTGCTGACGACCTCCGGCCAGACCCTCGACGTGTCGGCCTACTTCCTGGCCAACAGGACCTTCGCGGACGCGCATCCGGGGATCATCGCCAGCGCCCTGGCGGCGCTGTCCGAAGCGGCGGCCTGGGCCGACGGCCATCGCGACGCGGTGGCGCAGGCCCTCGCCACCGTGACGGGGATTCCCTTCGCCATCCAGAAGGCCGCGGCGGATCGCACGCAGTTCGCGGTCCGGCCGCTCTCCGACGCGATCCTGTCCAATCAGCAGGCGACGGCGGACCGCTTCCACCGCCTCGGGCTCATCCCCCGCGCCATCAGCGTCCGCGACGCGGTCTGGACCCCGCCACGCACCTGA